A section of the Ignisphaera sp. genome encodes:
- a CDS encoding glycosyltransferase family 39 protein: protein MLNKLMVYVVLTLIVAIAVYTYYDLASFLEKKELSTFPSAKGYVSDEVWYVNSARNILHEIFNLAPYTSPPRASIIFTSKEGLLRAESLANLYNIKIIAGANVFSKLNTLYVEAQSIETIANFARNVNASDVVYGWIIGDHENINNYLNLEHPPTVKYIIALFIYVFGDKPLIWRIPSIIMGVLTVISTFLLVYELTKSQELGLIAATVVAVDPLIKVMSVVALLDIYVAAFTTLTLYVAAKGRFKEAALLLGFASTFKFTAVIVAIPLVFMYLNHVFKKGFKVPDVITSATYFVILMVLSFIFFQLLVSIPFILKIGLNEWLKQGIFGAISWHLSAKCIDPAKCPPYSAPWEWFFGINSFVLYLSPNIYAQGFVPAYTISFVLMWFALPSMVNDRMSRKAWYMIFGIFLGYLIIWLLGSRTQYSFYAVQLTPLIYSYLIIQLYEYLNRERIIETLSLWRKLVLALVKAILSMFR from the coding sequence ATGCTGAATAAACTCATGGTATATGTAGTGCTTACACTAATTGTGGCTATAGCCGTATACACATATTACGATCTTGCATCGTTTCTAGAGAAAAAAGAGCTATCAACATTCCCTAGCGCTAAAGGTTATGTATCTGATGAAGTATGGTACGTCAATTCTGCTCGAAATATATTGCATGAAATATTCAATTTAGCACCATATACATCCCCTCCTCGAGCATCAATCATATTTACCTCAAAAGAAGGTTTATTAAGAGCGGAATCACTTGCAAATCTTTATAACATAAAGATAATTGCTGGTGCTAATGTCTTTAGTAAATTAAACACACTATATGTGGAAGCCCAATCTATTGAAACAATAGCCAATTTTGCTAGAAATGTAAATGCAAGTGATGTAGTCTATGGATGGATTATAGGTGATCACGAAAACATAAATAACTACCTTAATCTCGAGCATCCACCAACAGTCAAGTACATCATAGCTTTATTCATATACGTGTTTGGTGACAAGCCTCTCATCTGGAGGATTCCATCAATAATAATGGGTGTATTAACTGTTATATCTACATTCCTACTAGTTTATGAATTGACGAAATCCCAAGAGCTAGGTCTTATAGCAGCTACAGTTGTAGCAGTAGATCCCCTTATTAAGGTTATGTCTGTAGTAGCATTACTAGACATATATGTAGCTGCTTTCACGACATTAACATTATATGTTGCTGCTAAAGGCAGGTTTAAGGAAGCGGCGTTACTCTTGGGTTTTGCATCTACGTTTAAGTTTACAGCAGTTATTGTAGCTATACCTCTAGTATTTATGTATCTAAATCACGTGTTTAAGAAGGGTTTCAAAGTACCTGATGTGATAACCAGTGCAACTTATTTTGTGATATTGATGGTTTTATCCTTTATATTCTTTCAATTACTTGTATCTATACCATTCATCCTTAAGATAGGATTGAATGAATGGCTTAAGCAAGGGATCTTTGGTGCAATATCGTGGCATCTATCTGCCAAATGCATTGACCCCGCTAAATGTCCTCCTTATTCAGCTCCTTGGGAATGGTTCTTTGGAATCAATTCTTTTGTACTATACCTTTCTCCAAACATATATGCACAAGGATTTGTACCAGCGTACACCATAAGCTTCGTCCTCATGTGGTTTGCTTTACCGAGTATGGTAAATGATAGAATGTCTAGAAAAGCATGGTACATGATATTCGGTATCTTCTTAGGTTATCTAATCATATGGTTGCTAGGGAGTAGAACACAATACAGTTTCTATGCAGTTCAGCTAACACCATTAATATATAGCTATCTGATTATTCAGCTATATGAATATCTAAATAGAGAAAGAATCATCGAAACATTAAGTCTTTGGAGAAAACTGGTCTTGGCTTTGGTAAAAGCAATCCTTAGTATGTTTAGGTGA
- the speD gene encoding adenosylmethionine decarboxylase: MVDKGDSQNIEHNNEGMDRVIGKHVYGNLYDVDIEIAGNEEKLREVVIEAAKIANMTLYDIKSWSFGGRKGGVSVIALIVESHIAVHTWLEYGYATVDVYTCGEKSDPWKAFEYIVKCLNPKYFTVNYADRSSFSRVRN, encoded by the coding sequence ATGGTAGATAAAGGAGATAGTCAAAATATAGAGCATAATAATGAGGGTATGGATAGAGTCATAGGAAAGCATGTCTATGGCAATCTGTATGATGTAGATATAGAGATAGCGGGAAACGAAGAAAAACTGAGAGAAGTAGTTATAGAGGCAGCAAAAATAGCTAACATGACTTTATACGATATAAAGTCGTGGAGTTTTGGTGGTAGAAAAGGTGGAGTTTCTGTTATAGCGCTTATTGTTGAAAGCCATATAGCTGTACACACATGGCTCGAATATGGTTATGCAACAGTAGATGTATACACATGTGGAGAAAAGAGTGACCCTTGGAAAGCATTTGAATATATAGTGAAGTGTTTGAATCCAAAATACTTTACAGTTAATTATGCAGATAGAAGTAGTTTCTCAAGAGTACGAAACTAG